In the genome of Nonomuraea sp. NBC_00507, the window GATGTCCGGTCAAGGCCAAAAGCGCGGGAACCAAGGCCGCTGGCGGGCCAGGTGCGTGGGACGCGGGGCCGCGCTTGTGAAACCCAGGGGGTCGAGAAGACATCTAGAAGTCGCCCAGGTTGCGGCTGAAGCGGCGGTCCGGGTCGTAGGCCTGCTTGACCGCCGTCAGTCGCTCGCGTACGTCGGCCGGGTAGACGGCCGCGATGTCCTCGGCTGAGGGGGCGCTGAGGAAGTTCACGTAGGCGCCGCTGGTGTGGGGCTGCAGCGAGCGCCACATGGCCTCGTAGGCGGGCAGCCGTATCGATCGCCCGCACCTCGCGGAACATCATCGGGACGTCCACAGAGGTGAAACCAGACGCCGTACCTGGACCGACACCACCACCCGCCGCCCATCGACCGGAACATCCGTGACCGTCCGGTCCCTCTATGACCAGGGCAGACAGCCCCGCAGACACCACACCCACAAGATCGCCGATCTTCCAGCACGGCCCAGCCTGGCAGGGATCACTCAGTGCCACCACCGATTACGGGCCAGAGCCGTTTCTGGACAGGCCCCTCCAGCTTGGCCGGCTTGAGAGTGGTGTGGTGGATGACGGCCATGCCGAGGTTTCTCTGCCGTTGAGAGCCACAACTTTTGGAGGAACGGGAGTTGATGAGCACCAATGAGGCGCGCCAGCCGAGCGCCTGGGCGTGCTCAGGACGGGGGACCCGGAGAGCAGCCGCCGACATTTCACTCCTCAGCCGGATGCTTGCTTGATGTGCCGCCAAGTTCGTGATCGTGCGAGGTGGACGGGGCGGCTGGCCTGACGGGTGGTGTTCAGGGCGGTGGACAGGCTGTCCGGCGCTTGACCTCAACTGTGGTTGAGGTCACAGAATCGCTGACGGCGGGCGGCTCGGCCGGATGGGGCTGGTCGGAACGCGCCCGCATGTCCTGGCTATTTCCCATCCCAACCATGGAGATGTTTGTCATGACCAAAGTCGTCGTCATTGGCGCCACCGGCAAGCAGGGCGGCGCGGTTGCCGACCTGCTTCTGGAGCGCGGTCACGAGGTGGTGGCGTACGTGCGCTCGGGGGAGTCGCCGGCCGCGAAGGCGCTGTCGGCTCAGGGGGCGCGGCTTGCCACCGGCGACCTCGCCGATCCCGGCGCGCTCCAGCAGGCCTGCGCGGGCGCCGATGCGATTTTCGGCCTGTCGGTGCCGTTCGGCGAAGGCGGTAAGAACGAAGAGGTCGCGCAGGGACGCCTGCTCGTCGACACCGCCACTCGCTTCGACGTCCACCTGGTGTACTCCTCTGTGCGGGGCGGCGACCGGCTGGTGGCCACCAGCGTCGGTCACGCCGACAGCAAACAGCTCGTCGAGGCGTATGTGCGTGAGCGGCCGGTGCGCGCGACCGTGCTCGGCCCGGTGTACTTCATGGAGAATGTGCTCAACCTCGGCTTCAGCCGGCTCGGTGACGGCCTGCTCGCCAATCCGCTGACTCCCGGCAAGCCGCTCGACCAGGTGAGCGTCCTGGACATTGCAGGCATGGCCGTACATGCCATGGAGAACCCCGGCGAGCTCATCGGCGAGCGGATCGATATCGCGTCCGATCGTGTCACCGGGCAGGAGGCGGCCCGGATTCTGAGCGAGGTGCTCGGCAGGGAGATCCCCTACCAGCAGTTGCCGCTGGACATGGTGCGACAGTGGGCCGGCGAGGAGGTGGCCACGATGTTCGAGAGCTTTGAGAACAACACCGACTTCCTTGACATCGAGACTCTGCACGCCAGATACCCCGCCGTGCGCTGGCACAGCTACGCCGAATGGGCCAAGACGGTGGACTGGGACAGAATCCTCACGGGACAGAACGGCTAGATCAGCCCACGCCAGGCGCTGCCCGGGGCCGGCGCCCCGGACAGCCAGGCCGGGAAGGACACTTGGACGATCCAGCGGCCCGCAGATCGTGGTGTGGTCATAGGTCCCACGGGATGGCCTCGATGCGCTCGATGTGCTCCTCACCCCACTCCCCGAGCGGCGCCATCGCGGTGTTGAGCGAATGACCGAACTCGGTGAGCGAGTACTCCACCTTCGGCGGAACCTGGTGATACACCTCGCGATGCAGCAGCCCGGTGGCCTCCATCTCCCGCAGCTGCAGAATCAGCACCCGCTCGCTGACGCCGGGGACCGCGCGCCGCAACTCCCCGAAGCGCAAGGGGCCATCCTCGAGCGCGAATAGGATCAGTCCCTTCCACTTGCCTCCCATGACGGCGATGGCAGCGTCGAGACCGCAGGTGAATGTCCGTTTCCTTGCCTTCGTCATCGGTACATACTCACATTTTTGTCAGTACATGGCGAAAATGTCGGTACTTGAGAGAATGTCGGTGTTCCAGCCAGCATGGATCAGGCGCCGCGCCAAGACCAGGACGGTTCTGCGAGGCAGCACGCTCACCTCCTTATCTCTGTGGCTGGAGTATGCATATGACTGGGAAGAACGCGACACCGGTGACCGTCATCGGGCTGGGTTCGATGGGGAGGGCACTGGCCGAGGCCTTCACCAAGGCCGGACACCCGACCACTGTCTGGAACAGGACCGCCGCCAAAGCCGCGCCCCTCATCGCCATGGGAGCCGAGCATGCGGAGGCCATCGAGGACGCGGTGGCGGCAAGTCCGCTGGTCATCACCTGCCTGACCACCTTCGATGACACCCGGCTGGCGCTGCGGCCGGCCGTCGCGTCGCTGCGTGGACAGGCCCTCGTCACCCTCAACAGCGGTTCCCCCGCCGACGCACGTGAGACGGCCGCCTGGGCCATCGGCCATGGCGCTCGATTCCTGGCCGGGGCGGTCAAGAACGTGCCTTCGGCCGTCGGGGCGCCGGACACCCTTCTGTACTACAGCGGCGACAAGACGGTCTTCGAGGAGTTCGAGACGACCCTGAAGGTGCTGGGCGGCGACACCGTCCATCTCGGCGACGAGAGCGACCTCGCCGCCCTGTACGAGATGGCGGTGGGCGCCATGCTGCTGCCCGCGCTCGTCGGATTCTTCCAGGGCGCCGCCGCCCTCCAGGCGCGCGGGCTCGAGGCAGCCTCCATGGTGCGGTTCGCCGGCAAGTGGCTGGACATGATCAAGTCCCTGCTGCCGATCTATGCCAAGGAGATCGACAGCGGTGACTACACCAACGCCGCCTCCTCCGTGAACCTCTTCCTGGCCGGGACAGCCCACGACGCGGACCTGGCCAAGGAGACGAACGTCGACACGACCTGGCTCGCGCCCCTGCACGACCTGGTGAGGCGGGCGGCCGAGGCAGGCCACGGCGAGCACAACATCTCGGCCCTCACCGAGGTGCTCAGAAAACCGGCGTGACAGCCATATTCGGACGGGTCCGAGCCCGAACGAAGCGTCGGCCACACCTGACAGGCTGGCCTGGATCCGGCCGTGGACCGGCTCAACTCATCGGTAGGAGTCGATAAGCCGTGCGAGGTGCCTGCCGGCGATCTCCAGGGGCGCCTCGCTCTGGGACACCTGCGCCGACAACTCCGCGCCCTCCAACAGGTTGATCACGCTGTGGGCGAGGTCGTGTGCCAGGTCGTCGGCGAATCCGGCACGGCTGAGCTTGTCGCGGACCAGCGCGCGCCAGTTTTCGTAGGCGTCCTCTGCGGCCTGCTGGATCTCGGGCACCCGGCCCGCGCTCTCCAACGCCGTGGTGGTGACGGGACAGCCGTCCAGCCAGCTGGACTCGCGCAGCCCCTTCGCCAGGTCTCGAGTGCAGGTGACGATCGCCGCGGCCGGATCGTCCTCCCGGTCGAACGCCGCGCGCAGGAATTCCGCGAACTCTCGGTCCCCATGGCGGACCGCCTCGACCGCCAGCTCCCGCTTCCCGCCCGGGAAGAAGTGGTAGACCGAGCCCAGCGTGGCCTGGGCCTCCTGGGAGATCTGCTTGAGGCCCGTCGCCTCGTACCCCTGCCGCTGCATCAGACGAGAGGTCGTCCGGACGATCCGCTCTCTGGTGCCGATCTCGTGCTGGGTTCGCATGGCTCCATCGTACTAGGTAGAGCGTTCGTTCTAGTTGTGTGCTACGGTGCCGTCTAAATAGAGCGTTCGTTCTACTCGTGAGGAGATCGTGGATGAAGGCTGTGACGGTGATCGGGTTGGGCCCCATGGGGCAGGCCATGGCCGGCGCTTACCTCGACAGCGGCTACGAAGTGACCGTGTGGAACCGTACTTCTGCCAGGGCAGACGTACTGGTGGCGCGGGGCGCGAGGAGGGCGGAATCCGTCGAGGCGGCGCTCACCGCCAACGAACTGGTGGTGTTGAGCCTGACCGACTATGACGCGATGGATGCCATCCTGGCGCAGGCCCCGCGTACCGCCCTGGGCGGACGTACCCTGGTCAACCTCACCTCCGACACCCCGGACAGGGCACGTCAGGCGGCCGCGTGGCTAGCCGAGCGCGAGGCCGTGCAGATCACCGGTGGCGTGCAGGTGCCGCCTCCAGGCATCGGCACGCCGGACGCCATGACCTACTACAGCGGCCCCAAGGACGCCGTCGAGGCGCACAGACCTGCCCTCGAGGTGCTGACCGGGATCGAATATCTCGGCGAGGACCAGGGGCTGGCGGCGCTGTACTACCAGATCGGGATCGACATGTTCTGGACAGCGCTGGCAGGCTACCTGCACGGCCAGGCGGTGGCGGAGGCCAATGGCATCTCCGCGGAGGATTTCCTGCCGCACGCGGTCAAGACCATGGACCTTCGCTATTTCCTGGAGTTCTACGCGCCACGCATCACCGCGGGCAACCACGAGGGGAACGTCGACCGAATCTCCATGGGCGTGGCGAGCCTGGAACACGTGCTGCGCACCACACAAGCGTCCGGCGTGGATGGCTCACTTCCGGCCGCTGTCCTGAAGATCTTTCGCCAGGGCGTCACCGCCGG includes:
- a CDS encoding NmrA/HSCARG family protein produces the protein MDGAAGLTGGVQGGGQAVRRLTSTVVEVTESLTAGGSAGWGWSERARMSWLFPIPTMEMFVMTKVVVIGATGKQGGAVADLLLERGHEVVAYVRSGESPAAKALSAQGARLATGDLADPGALQQACAGADAIFGLSVPFGEGGKNEEVAQGRLLVDTATRFDVHLVYSSVRGGDRLVATSVGHADSKQLVEAYVRERPVRATVLGPVYFMENVLNLGFSRLGDGLLANPLTPGKPLDQVSVLDIAGMAVHAMENPGELIGERIDIASDRVTGQEAARILSEVLGREIPYQQLPLDMVRQWAGEEVATMFESFENNTDFLDIETLHARYPAVRWHSYAEWAKTVDWDRILTGQNG
- a CDS encoding winged helix-turn-helix transcriptional regulator, encoding MTKARKRTFTCGLDAAIAVMGGKWKGLILFALEDGPLRFGELRRAVPGVSERVLILQLREMEATGLLHREVYHQVPPKVEYSLTEFGHSLNTAMAPLGEWGEEHIERIEAIPWDL
- a CDS encoding NAD(P)-dependent oxidoreductase, whose translation is MTGKNATPVTVIGLGSMGRALAEAFTKAGHPTTVWNRTAAKAAPLIAMGAEHAEAIEDAVAASPLVITCLTTFDDTRLALRPAVASLRGQALVTLNSGSPADARETAAWAIGHGARFLAGAVKNVPSAVGAPDTLLYYSGDKTVFEEFETTLKVLGGDTVHLGDESDLAALYEMAVGAMLLPALVGFFQGAAALQARGLEAASMVRFAGKWLDMIKSLLPIYAKEIDSGDYTNAASSVNLFLAGTAHDADLAKETNVDTTWLAPLHDLVRRAAEAGHGEHNISALTEVLRKPA
- a CDS encoding TetR/AcrR family transcriptional regulator, which produces MRTQHEIGTRERIVRTTSRLMQRQGYEATGLKQISQEAQATLGSVYHFFPGGKRELAVEAVRHGDREFAEFLRAAFDREDDPAAAIVTCTRDLAKGLRESSWLDGCPVTTTALESAGRVPEIQQAAEDAYENWRALVRDKLSRAGFADDLAHDLAHSVINLLEGAELSAQVSQSEAPLEIAGRHLARLIDSYR
- a CDS encoding NAD(P)-dependent oxidoreductase, giving the protein MKAVTVIGLGPMGQAMAGAYLDSGYEVTVWNRTSARADVLVARGARRAESVEAALTANELVVLSLTDYDAMDAILAQAPRTALGGRTLVNLTSDTPDRARQAAAWLAEREAVQITGGVQVPPPGIGTPDAMTYYSGPKDAVEAHRPALEVLTGIEYLGEDQGLAALYYQIGIDMFWTALAGYLHGQAVAEANGISAEDFLPHAVKTMDLRYFLEFYAPRITAGNHEGNVDRISMGVASLEHVLRTTQASGVDGSLPAAVLKIFRQGVTAGQGQNSLTSLVGVLKRR